In Flavobacteriales bacterium, a single genomic region encodes these proteins:
- a CDS encoding ParB/RepB/Spo0J family partition protein — MAKKSALGRGLGALLENSGADKLERSVSGEVPTGSISEIPVAEIEANPFQPRTRFDQEKLDELAASISQLGIIQPLTVRKVRPNKYQLISGERRFRASQLAGLTQVPAYVRVANDQTMLEMALVENIQRDDLDAIEVAISYQRLIDECNLTQEALGERVGKNRSTITNYLRLLKLPAQIQKALMDKVLTMGHARAIINIDDENEQLELFKEIVKGGLSVRATEEASKRVKQSGKTEKKELPIEFQRIKDNIRQQLNTEVGLRVNAKGKGTISIPFDNEKELKRVLSILDLWP; from the coding sequence ATGGCGAAGAAGAGTGCGTTGGGTAGAGGCTTAGGTGCGCTGCTGGAGAACAGCGGTGCGGACAAATTGGAGCGTTCGGTTTCGGGAGAAGTTCCTACGGGTTCCATCAGCGAGATTCCAGTTGCGGAAATTGAGGCGAATCCGTTTCAGCCGCGTACCCGTTTCGATCAGGAGAAACTGGATGAGCTGGCTGCTTCCATCAGTCAGTTGGGCATCATTCAACCGTTAACGGTTCGCAAGGTGCGCCCGAACAAATACCAATTGATCTCTGGTGAGCGGAGATTCCGCGCTTCACAATTGGCCGGATTGACGCAAGTACCTGCATACGTTCGTGTGGCCAACGACCAGACCATGCTCGAAATGGCGCTGGTGGAGAACATCCAGCGAGATGACCTCGATGCCATTGAAGTGGCGATCTCCTATCAGCGTTTGATCGATGAATGCAACCTGACGCAAGAGGCGTTGGGCGAGAGAGTAGGGAAGAACCGTTCCACCATCACCAACTATCTGCGTTTGCTAAAACTGCCAGCGCAGATCCAGAAAGCCCTTATGGATAAGGTGCTGACGATGGGACATGCGCGTGCCATCATCAACATTGATGATGAGAACGAACAGTTGGAGCTTTTCAAAGAGATTGTGAAAGGTGGACTTTCGGTTCGTGCAACTGAAGAGGCTTCCAAGCGTGTGAAACAGTCTGGAAAGACGGAGAAGAAAGAGCTGCCGATTGAGTTCCAACGCATCAAGGACAACATCCGTCAGCAACTGAACACAGAGGTCGGTTTGAGGGTGAATGCGAAGGGAAAAGGAACAATTTCCATCCCGTTCGACAATGAAAAGGAGCTAAAGCGCGTTCTCTCCATTTTGGACCTTTGGCCGTAA